In Saimiri boliviensis isolate mSaiBol1 chromosome 12, mSaiBol1.pri, whole genome shotgun sequence, one genomic interval encodes:
- the LOC101029843 gene encoding mannose-binding protein A-like — protein MFLFPSLPVLLLSVVTASCSETKACEDAQKTCSVITCGVPVTNGTPGRDGRDGPKGEKGEPGQGLRGLQGPPGKLGPPGNAGPPGISGPKGQKGDRGDNSVAEAKLANLERQIQSLRSELDHVKKLQAFSLRKASGKKLFVTNGEQMPFAKVKALCAGLRATVAAPKNAEENKAIQDVAKGVAFLGITDEVTEGQFMYVTGGKLTYSNWKKDEPNDHGSGEDCVILQTDGLWNDISCTSSFLAVCEFPA, from the exons ATGTTCCTGTTTCCATCACTCCCCGTCCTTCTCCTGTCTGTGGTGACAGCTTCCTGCTCAGAAACAAAAGCCTGTGAGGATGCCCAGAAGACCTGCTCCGTGATCACCTGCGGCGTCCCCGTCACCAACGGCACCCCAGGCAGAGATGGGCGAGACGGACCCAAGGGGGAAAAGGGAGAGCCAG GTCAAGGGCTCAGAGGTTTGCAGGGCCCTCCTGGGAAGTTGGGGCCCCCAGGAAACGCAGGGCCTCCTGGAATTTCAGGGCCAAAGGGCCAAAAAGGAGATCGCGGAGACAATTCGG TTGCTGAGGCTAAGCTGGCCAACTTAGAAAGACAGATACAGAGCCTGAGATCAGAACTGGACCACGTGAAGAAGT TGCAAGCCTTCTCCTTGCGGAAAGCATCTGGGAAGAAGCTCTTCGTGACCAACGGCGAGCAGATGCCTTTTGCCAAAGTGAAGGCTCTGTGTGCTGGGCTCAGGGCCACAGTGGCTGCCCCCAAGAATGCCGAGGAGAATAAGGCCATCCAGGATGTGGCCAAAGGCGTTGCCTTCCTGGGCATCACAGATGAGGTAACTGAAGGCCAGTTCATGTATGTGACAGGCGGGAAACTGACCTACAGCAACTGGAAGAAGGATGAGCCAAATGACCATGGCTCGGGGGAGGACTGCGTGATTCTCCAGACAGATGGGCTCTGGAATGACATCTCCTGCACGTCCTCCTTCCTGGCCGTCTGTGAGTTCCCCGCCTGA